A single genomic interval of Acidovorax sp. 1608163 harbors:
- the lepB gene encoding signal peptidase I, giving the protein MRFMQTLTSLILAAFAGYIGAWYFGALEGNFALLLFLATVVTGAYWLGERFYFLPQRRKAAQAIEDAAVQRRAELDRMGIQKVDVDAEEAKGRILMQPWWLDWTAGLFPVIVAVFVLRSFLFEPFKIPSGSMIPTLRVGDLILVNKFTYGVRLPVIHTKITEGNKPARGDVLVFRYPPQPTLDYIKRVVGVPGDEVAYLNKRLTINGKPVQTAAQPDFLEEESMRYFKQFEEQLGAQPHRLINNPEAPAFVQGASNFAYRENCRYSVEGVVCKVPEGHYFMMGDNRDNSLDSRYWGFVPEGNIVGKAFFVWMNFGDFKRIGPFH; this is encoded by the coding sequence ATGCGGTTCATGCAAACTCTCACGTCGCTGATTTTGGCGGCTTTTGCCGGGTACATCGGTGCTTGGTATTTTGGTGCGCTGGAAGGCAACTTTGCCTTGCTGCTGTTTTTGGCCACCGTTGTGACGGGGGCCTATTGGCTGGGCGAACGCTTTTACTTTTTGCCCCAGCGCCGCAAGGCTGCGCAAGCCATCGAAGATGCCGCTGTGCAGCGCCGGGCCGAGCTGGACCGCATGGGCATCCAGAAGGTGGATGTGGACGCCGAAGAAGCCAAGGGCCGCATCCTTATGCAGCCCTGGTGGCTGGACTGGACCGCAGGCCTGTTCCCCGTCATCGTGGCCGTGTTTGTGTTGCGCTCCTTTCTGTTTGAGCCGTTCAAGATTCCTTCGGGCTCCATGATTCCGACCTTGCGGGTGGGCGACCTGATCCTTGTGAACAAGTTCACCTACGGCGTGCGTTTGCCGGTCATTCACACCAAGATCACCGAGGGCAACAAGCCCGCACGCGGTGATGTGCTGGTGTTCCGTTACCCTCCACAGCCTACGCTTGACTACATCAAGCGTGTGGTGGGCGTGCCGGGGGACGAGGTAGCCTATCTGAACAAGCGCTTGACCATCAATGGCAAGCCCGTGCAGACCGCTGCCCAGCCTGACTTTCTGGAAGAAGAAAGCATGCGCTACTTCAAGCAGTTTGAAGAGCAACTGGGCGCGCAACCGCATCGACTTATCAACAACCCTGAAGCTCCTGCATTTGTGCAAGGTGCCAGCAATTTTGCCTACCGCGAAAACTGCCGCTACAGTGTGGAGGGTGTGGTTTGCAAGGTGCCTGAAGGCCACTATTTCATGATGGGCGACAACCGCGATAACTCCCTGGACTCCCGCTATTGGGGGTTTGTGCCTGAAGGCAATATCGTGGGCAAGGCGTTTTTCGTGTGGATGAACTTTGGCGACTTCAAGCGCATTGGGCCGTTTCACTGA
- a CDS encoding mechanosensitive ion channel family protein, with the protein MAIPKHRLPEWVQDWLEVIVPGGQILGIMLVAFLLQGLLRRLVRKAARHYQLPGELVVPINGLIRWTIMASAVLLVLERLGVSATVLWTAFTGFATVGAVAFFAAWSVLSNLFCALLIFTVRPFRIGDHVEVLDTAEKPGAKGRVVDVNLLYTTLEEFNTPPGSAWVQIPNALIFQRVVRRWHGEPPSPAALAPAMPATGAEPQAASPTASPVAQATVPAP; encoded by the coding sequence ATGGCGATTCCCAAACACCGCCTGCCGGAGTGGGTGCAAGACTGGCTGGAGGTGATCGTGCCCGGCGGCCAGATCCTGGGCATCATGCTGGTCGCCTTTTTGCTGCAAGGGCTGCTGCGGCGGCTGGTGCGCAAGGCGGCACGGCATTACCAGTTGCCCGGCGAGCTGGTGGTGCCTATCAACGGGCTCATCCGCTGGACCATCATGGCCAGCGCCGTGCTGCTGGTGCTGGAGCGCCTGGGCGTCTCGGCCACCGTGCTGTGGACGGCCTTCACCGGCTTTGCCACCGTGGGCGCCGTGGCGTTTTTTGCGGCGTGGAGCGTGCTGTCCAACCTGTTCTGCGCACTGCTCATCTTCACCGTGCGGCCATTTCGCATTGGTGACCATGTCGAGGTGCTCGACACCGCCGAAAAGCCCGGTGCCAAGGGCCGTGTGGTGGACGTGAACCTGCTCTACACCACGCTGGAAGAATTCAACACCCCGCCGGGCAGCGCCTGGGTGCAGATACCGAATGCGCTGATCTTCCAGCGCGTGGTGCGGCGCTGGCACGGGGAGCCGCCCTCACCGGCCGCCTTGGCTCCCGCCATGCCTGCCACGGGCGCAGAGCCCCAAGCAGCCAGCCCAACCGCCAGTCCTGTGGCACAGGCCACCGTCCCCGCGCCTTGA
- a CDS encoding DUF4845 domain-containing protein, with amino-acid sequence MNLRYTTARARQRGLSFVGVIFIGVLAVATFAIGGQSVPIFLEYQAIRKATLKASKEGSTVADIRASFDRAGAIDNISSIAGKDLEITKRGDKTVVGFKYSREIALAGPAFLVYRLQYQTE; translated from the coding sequence ATGAATTTGCGTTACACAACAGCGCGTGCGCGTCAACGTGGCCTGTCTTTTGTCGGTGTCATTTTCATTGGTGTGCTGGCCGTGGCGACTTTTGCGATTGGCGGGCAGTCGGTGCCGATTTTTCTGGAGTACCAGGCGATCCGCAAGGCCACTCTCAAGGCCTCTAAAGAGGGTTCCACGGTGGCGGACATCCGTGCCTCGTTTGATCGAGCCGGGGCCATTGACAACATCAGCTCCATTGCCGGCAAGGATTTGGAGATCACCAAGCGCGGTGACAAGACCGTTGTCGGCTTCAAGTACTCCCGCGAGATTGCGTTGGCTGGCCCAGCCTTCCTTGTCTACCGTTTGCAATACCAGACCGAATAA
- the era gene encoding GTPase Era, with the protein MNDATKNVAAGAESASAQGPDDLNAMLAAARAAGAVKAAAGVPAAPVDGQRCGLIAIVGKPNVGKSTLLNALVGQKISITSRKAQTTRHRITGIRTLGATQFVFVDTPGFQTRHSTALNKSLNKTVMGAIGDVDLILFVVEAGNFTLADAKVLSLFKPGIPTLLVANKLDTVNRRAELAPWLKSMQERHPFAEFVPMSAKNKGDVERLFGICEKYLPEQGWWYAEDELTDRSEKFLVSETVREKLFRFTGDELPYTSTVVIDKFDEEPSKAHKRFVRVAATIVVERDGHKAMVIGEKGERLKRISTEARQELEKLLEAKVFLEVWVKVRSGWADDEARVRSFGYE; encoded by the coding sequence ATGAACGATGCTACTAAAAATGTAGCTGCTGGCGCAGAATCTGCGAGCGCACAAGGCCCGGATGACTTGAATGCCATGCTGGCCGCAGCCCGTGCGGCGGGTGCTGTCAAGGCGGCGGCGGGTGTACCTGCTGCGCCGGTCGATGGCCAACGCTGCGGCCTGATCGCCATCGTGGGCAAGCCCAACGTGGGCAAGTCCACGCTGCTCAATGCACTGGTGGGGCAGAAGATCAGCATCACCTCGCGCAAGGCGCAGACCACGCGCCACCGCATCACCGGCATCCGCACGCTGGGGGCCACGCAGTTTGTGTTTGTCGACACACCAGGCTTCCAGACCCGGCACAGCACTGCGCTGAACAAATCGCTCAACAAGACCGTGATGGGCGCCATCGGTGATGTGGACCTGATCTTGTTTGTGGTCGAAGCAGGCAACTTCACCCTGGCCGATGCCAAAGTGCTGTCCTTGTTCAAGCCCGGCATCCCGACGCTGCTGGTGGCCAATAAGCTCGACACCGTGAACCGCCGTGCAGAGCTGGCCCCCTGGCTCAAGAGCATGCAAGAGCGCCACCCGTTTGCCGAGTTTGTGCCCATGTCGGCCAAGAACAAGGGTGATGTGGAGCGGCTCTTTGGTATTTGCGAAAAATACCTGCCAGAGCAAGGCTGGTGGTACGCCGAGGACGAGTTGACCGACCGCAGCGAGAAATTCCTGGTCAGCGAAACCGTCCGCGAAAAGCTCTTTCGCTTCACTGGCGATGAACTGCCTTACACCTCCACCGTGGTCATCGACAAGTTCGATGAGGAACCCAGCAAGGCGCACAAGCGCTTTGTGCGCGTGGCTGCGACCATCGTGGTCGAGCGCGATGGCCACAAAGCCATGGTGATTGGTGAAAAGGGCGAGCGCCTCAAGCGCATCAGCACCGAAGCCCGGCAAGAGCTGGAAAAGTTGCTCGAAGCCAAGGTGTTCCTGGAAGTGTGGGTCAAGGTGCGTTCGGGCTGGGCCGACGACGAAGCCCGCGTGCGCTCCTTCGGCTACGAGTAA
- the acpS gene encoding holo-ACP synthase, which translates to MIYGIGTDICDVRRIRESLERHGDRFAEKVLAAGELAVWRERTERWPDRGLRYLATRFSAKEAFSKAVGLGMRMPMTWRHCEVAKLPSGQPVIVLHGALKTWFEERGLHAHLSVTDETDYAASFCVVERFEGNSPPALSL; encoded by the coding sequence ATGATCTACGGCATTGGCACCGACATCTGCGATGTGCGCCGCATCCGCGAAAGCCTGGAGCGCCACGGCGACCGCTTTGCCGAAAAAGTACTGGCGGCGGGCGAGCTGGCTGTGTGGCGCGAACGCACCGAGCGCTGGCCCGACCGGGGCCTTCGCTACCTGGCCACGCGCTTCTCTGCCAAAGAGGCCTTCAGCAAGGCCGTGGGGCTGGGCATGCGTATGCCCATGACCTGGCGGCACTGCGAAGTGGCCAAGCTGCCCAGCGGCCAGCCCGTCATCGTGCTGCACGGGGCCCTGAAAACCTGGTTTGAAGAACGCGGCCTGCATGCCCACCTGAGCGTAACGGACGAGACCGATTACGCCGCCAGCTTCTGCGTGGTGGAGCGTTTTGAGGGGAATAGCCCTCCAGCGCTTTCCCTATAA
- the rnc gene encoding ribonuclease III, with translation MHPSLSSLQARLQHVFSDPSLLQRAVTHRSFSADHNERLEFLGDSVLNLAVASLLYQRLAQLPEGDLSRVRANLVKQDTLHQLALRLKVSEVLRLGEGESKSGGQQRPSILADALEALIGAVYLDAGYAGAEALVHRLFEGVEINPQMQAVAKDPKTALQEWLQGRKMKLPQYRVVGTVGEAHRQTFDVECDITELGLTERGIGGSRRAGEQAAAGAMLATLKAKKL, from the coding sequence GTGCATCCCAGTCTCTCTTCGCTGCAGGCCCGTCTGCAGCATGTTTTTTCCGATCCCTCGCTATTGCAGCGGGCTGTCACCCACCGCAGCTTTTCGGCCGACCACAACGAACGGCTGGAGTTCCTGGGGGATTCTGTCTTGAACCTGGCAGTGGCCAGCTTGCTGTACCAGCGGCTGGCGCAGTTGCCTGAAGGGGACCTTTCGCGTGTGCGGGCCAATCTGGTCAAGCAAGACACCTTGCACCAGTTGGCTTTGCGCTTGAAGGTGTCCGAGGTGCTTCGCTTGGGCGAGGGCGAGTCCAAGTCCGGTGGGCAGCAGCGCCCCTCCATCTTGGCCGATGCCCTGGAGGCCTTGATTGGAGCGGTCTATCTGGATGCAGGCTATGCGGGTGCCGAGGCACTGGTGCACCGTCTGTTCGAGGGGGTGGAGATCAACCCTCAGATGCAGGCCGTGGCCAAAGACCCCAAGACCGCATTGCAGGAGTGGCTGCAGGGCCGCAAAATGAAACTGCCGCAATACCGCGTGGTCGGCACCGTGGGTGAGGCCCACCGCCAGACCTTCGATGTGGAATGCGACATCACCGAACTGGGGCTGACCGAACGTGGCATCGGCGGCTCCCGCAGGGCGGGGGAACAAGCCGCCGCTGGCGCCATGCTGGCCACATTGAAAGCGAAGAAATTATGA
- the nagZ gene encoding beta-N-acetylhexosaminidase, producing MTEHAPLIIDVAGTELTATDRRRLAHPLVGGVILFARNWVDRAQLLQLTSSIKAVRDDLLICVDHEGGRVQRFRTDGFTHLPPMRALGEMWMDDGKGAKAVPGSGALRATNAATAAGYVLGTELRACGVDFSFTPVLDLDWGESSVIGDRSFHRDPRVVALLAKSLMHGLLQAGMANCGKHFPGHGFVKADSHTEVPVDKRSLKAILADDAAPYPWLSTTLTSVMPAHVIYPKVDSRPAGFSQRWLQEILRRQMRFDGAIFSDDLSMEGARRLDGQVVSYTAAAVAALEAGCDLVLLCNQSLGEGQAVDELIDGLEKAQAQGLWQPSVDSESRRLALLPETLPQPWDELMLQPAYMQALDLLM from the coding sequence ATGACCGAACACGCCCCCCTCATCATTGACGTAGCCGGCACTGAACTCACCGCCACCGACCGCCGCCGCCTGGCCCACCCGTTGGTGGGCGGCGTCATCCTGTTCGCCCGCAACTGGGTGGACCGTGCCCAGCTGCTGCAGCTCACCAGCAGCATCAAGGCGGTGCGCGACGACCTGTTGATCTGCGTGGACCACGAAGGCGGGCGCGTGCAGCGTTTTCGCACCGATGGCTTCACCCACTTGCCGCCCATGCGCGCGCTGGGCGAGATGTGGATGGATGACGGCAAGGGCGCCAAGGCTGTGCCCGGCAGCGGCGCGCTGCGGGCCACCAATGCGGCCACGGCGGCGGGCTACGTGCTGGGCACAGAGTTGCGGGCCTGTGGTGTGGATTTTTCGTTCACCCCGGTTCTCGATCTCGATTGGGGCGAGAGCAGCGTGATTGGCGACCGTTCCTTCCACCGCGATCCGCGTGTGGTGGCCCTGCTGGCCAAGAGCCTGATGCACGGCCTGCTGCAGGCGGGCATGGCCAACTGCGGCAAGCACTTTCCTGGCCACGGATTCGTCAAGGCCGATTCGCACACCGAAGTGCCGGTGGACAAGCGCAGCCTCAAGGCCATCCTGGCCGACGACGCCGCGCCGTACCCGTGGCTCAGCACCACGCTCACCAGCGTGATGCCTGCGCATGTCATCTATCCCAAGGTGGACAGCCGCCCCGCAGGCTTCTCGCAGCGCTGGCTGCAAGAGATTTTGCGCCGCCAGATGCGCTTTGACGGCGCCATCTTCAGCGACGACCTGAGCATGGAAGGTGCCCGCCGCCTGGACGGCCAGGTGGTGAGCTACACCGCTGCTGCCGTGGCGGCGCTGGAGGCGGGCTGCGACCTAGTGCTGCTGTGCAACCAGAGCCTGGGCGAGGGCCAAGCGGTGGACGAATTGATCGACGGCCTGGAAAAGGCCCAAGCCCAGGGCCTGTGGCAGCCCAGCGTGGACAGCGAATCGCGCCGCCTGGCACTGCTGCCCGAGACACTGCCCCAGCCTTGGGATGAGCTGATGCTGCAGCCTGCGTACATGCAGGCGTTGGACCTGTTGATGTGA
- a CDS encoding pyridoxine 5'-phosphate synthase: MTTHPHSRTALSVNVNKVALVRNTRHLGIPSVTRAATLCLQAGAQGITVHPRPDERHIRGDDVYALAELMKAWPDREYNIEGNPSQNLMEFIRTVRPHQATFVPDSEDQFTSDHGWSFPQDAERLAPLIAECKALGVRVSLFMDPVPEQMAAARAVGADRVELYTEPYAAAWGTPQQAEQLARYTAAAQAALDAGLGVNAGHDLNRDNLAAFVREVPGVLEVSIGHALIADALELGYAATVQAYQACIDAGFKDCNHS; this comes from the coding sequence ATGACCACCCACCCACATTCCCGCACCGCACTGTCCGTCAACGTCAACAAGGTGGCCCTGGTGCGCAACACGCGCCACCTGGGCATTCCCAGCGTGACCCGTGCGGCCACGCTGTGCCTGCAGGCTGGGGCGCAGGGCATTACCGTGCACCCTCGGCCCGATGAACGCCACATTCGTGGCGACGATGTGTACGCCCTGGCCGAGTTGATGAAGGCCTGGCCCGACCGCGAATACAACATTGAAGGCAACCCATCGCAGAACCTGATGGAGTTCATTCGCACCGTGCGCCCTCACCAGGCCACCTTTGTGCCCGACAGCGAAGACCAGTTCACCAGCGACCACGGCTGGAGCTTTCCGCAAGACGCCGAGCGTCTGGCCCCGCTGATCGCCGAATGCAAGGCGCTGGGTGTGCGCGTGAGCCTGTTCATGGACCCAGTGCCCGAGCAAATGGCCGCCGCCCGTGCCGTGGGCGCTGACCGCGTGGAGCTGTACACCGAACCCTATGCCGCAGCCTGGGGTACCCCCCAGCAGGCCGAGCAACTGGCCCGCTACACCGCAGCAGCCCAGGCTGCGCTGGACGCAGGCCTGGGCGTGAACGCCGGGCATGACCTCAACCGCGACAACCTGGCTGCCTTTGTGCGCGAGGTGCCCGGTGTGCTCGAAGTCTCCATCGGCCACGCCCTGATTGCCGACGCGCTGGAGCTGGGCTACGCCGCCACGGTGCAGGCCTACCAGGCATGCATCGACGCGGGCTTTAAAGATTGCAATCACTCCTGA
- the lepA gene encoding translation elongation factor 4 — translation MNHIRNFSIIAHIDHGKSTLADRLIQRCGGLAERDMEAQVLDSMDIEKERGITIKAQTAALQYKAKDGQVYNLNLIDTPGHVDFSYEVSRSLSACEGALLVVDASQGVEAQTVANCYTALELGVEVLPVLNKMDLPNADPDNAKAEIEDVIGIDAADAIPCSAKTGLGIEEILELIVAKVPAPKGNPTGPLRAMIIDSWFDPYVGVVMLVRVVDGRLAKGERFKMMATGAVYNADNLGVFTPANLALEALEAGQVGYIIAGIKELQAAKVGDTITLEKKLPNNAGPATEALPGFKEIQPQVFAGLYPTEASEYDSLRDALEKLKLNDASLHYEPEVSQALGFGFRCGFLGLLHMEIVQERLEREFDQDLITTAPSVVYQVVKADGEVIMVENPSKMPDQGRLEEIREPIVTVHLYMPQDYVGPVMTLANQKRGVQMNMAYHGRQVMLTYEMPLGEIVLDFFDKLKSVSRGYASMDYEFKEYRASDVVKVDILLNGEKVDALSIIVHRSQSQYRGRAVVAKMREIISRQMYDVAIQAAIGANIIARETIKALRKNVLAKCYGGDISRKRKLLEKQKAGKKRMKQIGSVEVPQEAFLAILQVED, via the coding sequence ATGAATCACATCAGAAATTTCTCCATCATTGCGCACATCGACCATGGTAAGTCGACGCTGGCAGACCGCTTGATCCAGCGTTGCGGCGGGCTTGCTGAGCGCGATATGGAGGCCCAGGTCCTGGACTCCATGGACATTGAAAAGGAACGCGGGATCACGATCAAGGCACAGACTGCGGCGCTGCAATACAAGGCCAAGGATGGACAGGTCTATAACCTTAACCTGATCGACACGCCCGGGCATGTGGACTTCTCGTACGAAGTGAGTCGCTCCCTGTCTGCGTGCGAGGGCGCGTTGCTGGTGGTCGATGCATCGCAGGGGGTTGAGGCCCAGACGGTGGCCAACTGCTACACCGCGCTGGAGCTGGGCGTAGAGGTGCTTCCTGTTCTGAACAAGATGGATCTGCCCAACGCTGATCCTGACAACGCCAAGGCAGAGATCGAGGATGTCATCGGCATTGATGCTGCGGACGCTATCCCTTGTTCCGCGAAAACGGGTTTGGGCATTGAAGAAATCCTGGAGCTGATCGTCGCCAAGGTGCCTGCCCCCAAGGGCAACCCCACGGGCCCTTTGCGCGCCATGATCATTGACAGCTGGTTCGACCCCTATGTCGGGGTTGTGATGCTGGTGCGTGTTGTGGACGGCCGCTTGGCCAAGGGTGAACGCTTCAAGATGATGGCCACGGGGGCTGTGTACAACGCGGACAACCTGGGTGTATTCACACCGGCCAACCTGGCCTTGGAAGCGCTGGAGGCCGGGCAGGTGGGTTACATCATTGCGGGCATCAAAGAACTGCAGGCCGCAAAGGTGGGGGACACCATCACCCTGGAAAAAAAGCTGCCCAACAACGCCGGACCTGCGACAGAAGCCCTGCCGGGTTTCAAGGAAATCCAGCCCCAGGTGTTTGCTGGTCTGTATCCCACCGAAGCGAGCGAGTACGACTCCTTGCGCGATGCGCTGGAAAAACTCAAGCTCAACGATGCCTCGCTGCACTATGAGCCCGAAGTCAGCCAGGCTTTGGGTTTTGGCTTCCGATGCGGCTTCCTGGGCCTGTTGCATATGGAAATCGTGCAGGAGCGTCTGGAGCGCGAGTTTGATCAGGACCTGATCACCACGGCCCCCAGCGTGGTCTACCAAGTGGTCAAGGCCGATGGTGAAGTCATCATGGTCGAGAACCCCTCCAAGATGCCTGACCAGGGGCGTCTGGAGGAAATTCGCGAGCCCATCGTCACTGTGCACCTGTACATGCCGCAGGACTACGTGGGGCCCGTGATGACGCTGGCCAATCAAAAGCGCGGCGTGCAAATGAACATGGCCTACCACGGGCGGCAGGTGATGTTGACGTACGAAATGCCTTTGGGCGAAATCGTGCTCGACTTCTTCGACAAGCTCAAATCGGTGTCGCGCGGTTATGCGTCCATGGACTACGAGTTCAAGGAGTACCGCGCCTCGGATGTGGTGAAGGTGGACATCCTGCTCAATGGCGAGAAGGTGGACGCTTTGTCCATCATCGTGCACCGCTCACAGTCGCAATACCGCGGCCGTGCGGTGGTGGCCAAGATGCGCGAAATCATCAGTCGCCAGATGTACGACGTGGCCATTCAGGCGGCCATCGGTGCCAACATCATTGCGCGCGAGACCATCAAGGCCCTGCGCAAGAACGTGCTGGCCAAATGTTACGGTGGCGACATCAGCCGCAAGCGCAAGCTGCTCGAAAAGCAGAAGGCCGGTAAGAAGCGGATGAAACAGATTGGCTCGGTGGAGGTGCCCCAAGAGGCGTTTCTGGCCATTTTGCAGGTGGAAGATTAA
- the recO gene encoding DNA repair protein RecO — protein MAAAKRITDEPAYVLHSYDWSESSLILEVFCRRQGRVALVAKGAKKPTSNFRPVLLPLQPLLLTYTLAGDGVGDIHTLKGAEWVGGHVMPTGDALLSGLYLNELLLRLLARADAHAGLFDVYAGVVRVLASEHGDALEPVLRSFELLLLRELGLLPTLDVETATFATLRPEGRYTLVAEGGLRAASGTDRASLCGNQWRALQTALDQAASYTATLRACAPVAAELKPQLRAVLQYHCGSPVLRTRQLMMDLQSL, from the coding sequence GTGGCCGCCGCCAAGCGCATCACCGACGAACCCGCCTACGTGCTGCACAGCTACGACTGGAGCGAGTCCAGTCTGATCCTGGAGGTGTTTTGCCGCCGCCAGGGGCGCGTAGCACTGGTGGCCAAGGGGGCCAAAAAGCCCACCTCCAACTTCCGACCCGTGCTGCTGCCGCTGCAGCCACTGTTGCTCACCTACACCCTGGCCGGTGACGGGGTGGGCGACATCCACACCCTCAAAGGCGCCGAGTGGGTGGGCGGGCATGTGATGCCCACGGGCGATGCCCTGCTGTCGGGCCTGTACCTCAACGAATTGCTGCTGCGCCTGCTGGCCCGTGCCGATGCGCATGCGGGCCTGTTTGACGTGTATGCGGGCGTGGTGCGCGTGCTGGCCAGCGAGCATGGCGATGCCCTGGAGCCCGTGCTGCGCAGCTTTGAACTGCTGCTGCTGCGTGAGTTGGGCCTGCTGCCCACGCTCGATGTTGAGACCGCTACGTTCGCCACCCTGCGGCCTGAGGGCCGTTACACCCTGGTGGCCGAAGGCGGCTTGCGGGCGGCTTCTGGCACCGACCGCGCCAGCCTCTGTGGCAACCAATGGCGTGCGCTGCAAACGGCGCTGGACCAAGCCGCCAGCTACACCGCCACGCTGCGCGCCTGCGCCCCTGTGGCGGCCGAACTCAAACCCCAGCTGCGCGCCGTGCTGCAATACCATTGCGGTAGCCCGGTGCTGCGCACCCGCCAGCTCATGATGGATTTGCAAAGCTTATGA
- the lysS gene encoding lysine--tRNA ligase has protein sequence MSEQNHAPAPQDENQLIAERREKLRALREAQAQGGAVAFPNNFKPAHKAAALQAAHSGADAEALEANPVTVSVGGRMMLKRVMGKASFATVQDGSLGDTGGRIQLYITRDAVGEELYAAFKHWDLGDIVGAEGTLMKTKTGELSIKVTSLRLLTKSLRPLPDKFHGMSDQEQKYRQRYVDLITDEQARKRFVARSKAVAGLREFMVQNDFLEVETPMLHPIPGGANAKPFVTHHNALEQEMFLRIAPELYLKRLIVGGFERVFEINRSYRNEGISVRHNPEFTMMEFYAAYWNYQDLMEFTEKLIREVALKATGSLQLSYGGREVDLSQPFARLTIREAIFQYTEAGAHVDDAAWLISALKKLGMSEEKDKLSTRSLASLQVFYFEETVEDKLWQPTFIMEHPTEISPLARANDTRPEVTERFELYITGREFGNGFSELNDAEDQAARFHAQVAAKDSGDDEAMFYDHDFVRALEYGMPPTGGCGIGIDRLMMLLTDSPSIRDVILFPALRREG, from the coding sequence ATGTCTGAACAGAACCACGCACCCGCCCCCCAAGACGAGAACCAGCTCATCGCCGAGCGCCGCGAAAAGCTCCGCGCCCTGCGTGAAGCCCAGGCCCAGGGCGGCGCCGTGGCGTTCCCCAACAACTTCAAGCCCGCCCACAAGGCCGCTGCCCTGCAAGCCGCGCACAGTGGTGCAGACGCAGAGGCGCTGGAAGCCAACCCCGTCACCGTGAGCGTGGGCGGCCGCATGATGCTCAAGCGCGTGATGGGCAAGGCCAGCTTTGCCACCGTGCAAGACGGCTCGCTGGGCGACACCGGTGGCCGCATCCAGCTCTACATCACCCGCGATGCCGTGGGCGAAGAGCTGTACGCCGCCTTCAAGCACTGGGACCTGGGTGACATCGTGGGTGCCGAAGGCACGCTGATGAAGACCAAGACGGGCGAACTGTCGATCAAGGTCACCAGCCTGCGCCTGCTTACCAAGAGCCTGCGCCCACTGCCCGACAAGTTCCACGGCATGAGCGACCAGGAACAAAAGTACCGCCAGCGCTATGTGGACCTGATCACCGACGAGCAGGCCCGCAAGCGCTTTGTGGCCCGCAGCAAGGCCGTGGCAGGGCTGCGCGAATTCATGGTGCAAAACGACTTCCTGGAAGTCGAGACGCCCATGCTGCACCCCATCCCGGGCGGCGCCAATGCCAAGCCGTTTGTGACGCACCACAACGCGCTGGAACAAGAGATGTTCCTGCGCATTGCGCCCGAGCTGTACCTCAAGCGCCTGATCGTGGGCGGTTTTGAGCGCGTGTTTGAAATCAACCGCAGCTACCGCAACGAAGGCATCTCGGTGCGCCACAACCCCGAGTTCACGATGATGGAGTTCTACGCCGCGTACTGGAACTACCAGGACCTGATGGAATTCACCGAAAAGCTGATCCGCGAAGTGGCGCTGAAGGCCACCGGCTCGCTGCAACTGAGCTACGGCGGCCGCGAGGTGGACCTGAGCCAGCCGTTTGCCCGCCTGACGATCCGCGAAGCCATCTTCCAGTACACCGAAGCCGGTGCCCATGTGGACGACGCCGCCTGGCTCATCAGCGCCCTCAAGAAGCTGGGCATGTCGGAAGAGAAGGACAAGCTCTCCACCCGCTCGCTAGCCAGCCTGCAGGTGTTCTACTTTGAAGAAACCGTGGAAGACAAGCTGTGGCAGCCCACCTTCATCATGGAGCACCCCACCGAAATCAGCCCGCTGGCCCGCGCCAACGACACCCGCCCCGAGGTGACCGAGCGCTTTGAGCTGTACATCACCGGCCGCGAATTTGGCAACGGCTTCAGCGAACTGAACGACGCCGAAGACCAGGCCGCGCGCTTCCACGCCCAGGTGGCCGCCAAGGACAGCGGCGACGACGAAGCCATGTTCTACGACCACGACTTTGTGCGCGCTCTGGAATACGGCATGCCCCCCACAGGCGGCTGCGGCATTGGCATTGACCGCCTGATGATGCTGCTGACCGACAGCCCCAGCATCCGCGACGTGATCCTGTTCCCGGCCCTGCGCCGCGAAGGCTGA